From the genome of Sinanaerobacter sp. ZZT-01:
AATAGGCATCCAGCGCTTTATTTCGCATCTCTACTAACAGCCTTCCGGAAAGGTAGGCTTTTGTAGAATTAATCCCTAAGGTATGCAGGTCATCCACATCCCCCAACGCCAAAGCTTCGGTGTCTCTAGCTACTTGATCTTCTGTTTCTCT
Proteins encoded in this window:
- the fliE gene encoding flagellar hook-basal body complex protein FliE, giving the protein MFITPMQPLNGMGKMPELETEKEAVSGGTPFKSIFENAINNVRETEDQVARDTEALALGDVDDLHTLGINSTKAYLSGRLLVEMRNKALDAYSELMRINL